Proteins co-encoded in one Desulfitobacterium hafniense DCB-2 genomic window:
- a CDS encoding DEAD/DEAH box helicase, with protein MSEPSLEIFNKLTERWFTNALGAPTAVQEQAWPVIAAGRHTLVSAPTGTGKTLTAFLVFIDRLLEQAARGALKQEMQLIYISPLKSLAGDIRENLRRPLEGILAERSKAGAPAGPELHIGMRTGDTPQKERNRMIKTPPHILITTPESLYLMLTSQSGQKILRTAQAIVIDELHALIDSKRGAHLMLSVARLDRLCGRPLQRIGLSATIEPLDIAARYLSPDPVTVIAPRMEKQIRIEVTSPLSDQRVALKDTVWKELAKTVYAYCGGAGSAIAFVEGRAYAEKLAYFINQLGGEGFARTHHGSLAKEQRFEVEQALRSGSLRLLCATSSMELGIDVGEIDQVFQIGCPRSISSTMQRLGRAGHNPNRTSVMHMFPREGVEGLYCGLTAEVARQGGIEYSRPPRLCLDILAQHLVSMACGDGYTVEDVLALLPRAYPFREVREEDVRAILGMLAGDYEHERDIPVRPRIIYDRLHGQVRGDAYSRMLAVSAGGTIPDRGLYACRTESGVKLGELDEEFVFESRLGDRFLLGTFAWQIAGISKDTVTVTPATTAGARLPFWHGDLKGRRLRTGLAFGEIFRRLTQAAQSGTLLKELKKLGLDEAAAQSALGFLQRQLQSTGSLPDDKTMIIEHFKDESGNHQLMVHSVFGRPVNEPLSLLVREVAARHMETTINAVADDDGFLLFPYDGSPLPQGLLQEVVPATARRIAAALLPATPLYNMNFRYNTARALLMGVKGNQRQPLWIQRMRSAELLASLVEQEQHPLIRETRRECLEDYWDLDGVEYLLEGIRAGDIQVRELYLDVPSPMSLTLRRQTEAAMMYDYAPTPQPIHQAIESALKKGEGIEPAPEQLARVSERTRLPQDADQLHALLMMEGDLTAGELEVPIEWLEALAAEGRVQYIEPGLWIAAEQAQDYEEALSGRDLQAGQRLVRRLLRYRGAQSAEQVGERYLWPVGRALELLALLCAEGKAVEQEGLYYHGELYDRARKATLKSRRQVTTLPAERYAALVTSRMQISAPAAEQLETALKTLRDQPFPAEAWETILLPARVGNYRPELMDACLAGGTLFWRLSPDGGLSYHLTADIDWEADLSGTLETLTGKEKVIYQALLNYGASFMQRLNGLVEGSPYDTLIQLAARGLVSADSFIPVRQWLDRDKLQKNTARQARQRVNARMRILATGRWEVIRPPKALSVEEQLERNFDRAVILCRETIQGMGWSTALATLRIWEYTGRVRRGYFIEGLSGIQFIREKDYAGTMLTLTQPRDQILWLNAGDPAQPWGRSLPHQPDRKFHNLPGTVVALRTGVPVAVLERQGRNLRIFAPEHLASALEAFVQDYAGRRVFPAQTRIVVKDYPPEAAAALSAAGFSRELLDYVFYRPYR; from the coding sequence ATGTCCGAACCTTCACTGGAAATCTTTAATAAGCTGACGGAGCGCTGGTTTACCAACGCCCTCGGTGCGCCCACGGCAGTTCAGGAGCAAGCCTGGCCGGTGATTGCCGCCGGCCGGCATACGCTGGTATCCGCCCCTACCGGTACCGGTAAGACCCTGACGGCATTTCTGGTCTTTATCGACAGATTGCTGGAACAGGCTGCAAGGGGGGCTTTAAAGCAAGAGATGCAACTCATCTATATCTCTCCTCTGAAATCCCTGGCCGGTGATATCCGGGAGAATCTGCGCCGCCCCCTGGAGGGAATTCTGGCGGAAAGGTCAAAAGCAGGTGCCCCGGCCGGTCCGGAGCTGCACATCGGCATGCGCACCGGCGATACCCCGCAAAAAGAGCGGAACCGGATGATTAAAACGCCGCCCCATATTCTGATCACCACCCCCGAATCCCTTTACCTGATGCTGACCAGCCAATCCGGGCAGAAAATCCTGCGCACCGCCCAGGCGATCGTCATCGATGAACTGCATGCCCTGATCGATTCCAAGCGGGGGGCGCACCTGATGCTGTCCGTGGCTAGACTGGACAGGTTGTGCGGCCGGCCGCTGCAGCGGATTGGCTTATCGGCCACCATCGAGCCTTTAGATATCGCCGCCCGTTATCTTTCTCCCGATCCGGTGACGGTGATTGCCCCTCGGATGGAAAAGCAGATCCGCATTGAAGTGACCAGCCCCTTATCCGATCAGCGGGTGGCCTTAAAGGATACGGTCTGGAAAGAGCTGGCCAAAACGGTCTATGCCTATTGCGGCGGTGCCGGCAGTGCCATTGCCTTTGTGGAAGGTCGGGCTTACGCGGAAAAGCTGGCCTATTTTATCAATCAGCTCGGGGGAGAGGGCTTTGCCCGCACCCATCATGGCAGCTTAGCTAAGGAACAGCGTTTTGAAGTGGAGCAGGCTCTGCGCAGTGGGAGTCTGAGGCTCTTGTGTGCCACTTCCTCCATGGAGCTGGGCATCGACGTGGGGGAGATCGATCAGGTCTTCCAGATCGGCTGTCCCCGTTCCATCTCCAGCACCATGCAGCGCCTGGGCCGGGCCGGACACAATCCCAACCGGACCAGCGTCATGCACATGTTTCCCAGGGAAGGGGTGGAAGGCCTCTATTGCGGACTGACTGCGGAAGTGGCCCGCCAGGGGGGAATCGAGTACTCCCGGCCGCCCCGGCTTTGCCTGGACATTCTGGCCCAGCATCTGGTATCCATGGCCTGCGGCGACGGTTATACGGTGGAGGATGTGTTGGCCCTGCTGCCCCGGGCTTATCCCTTCCGGGAGGTAAGGGAGGAGGATGTACGGGCAATCCTGGGCATGCTGGCGGGGGATTACGAACATGAGCGGGATATCCCTGTCCGCCCCAGAATCATCTATGACCGGCTCCATGGCCAGGTCCGGGGGGATGCCTACAGCCGGATGCTGGCCGTCAGCGCGGGAGGAACCATCCCGGACCGGGGGTTATACGCCTGCCGGACGGAAAGCGGAGTTAAGCTGGGGGAGCTGGACGAGGAATTTGTCTTTGAATCGAGGCTCGGGGACCGGTTTTTGCTGGGCACTTTTGCCTGGCAGATTGCCGGCATCTCCAAGGACACTGTGACTGTAACCCCGGCCACTACAGCCGGGGCCAGACTGCCCTTTTGGCACGGGGATCTGAAAGGACGGAGGCTGCGCACCGGCCTGGCCTTTGGTGAGATTTTCCGCCGGCTGACCCAGGCGGCTCAATCAGGGACCTTGCTCAAAGAGCTGAAAAAGCTGGGGCTGGATGAGGCTGCCGCCCAAAGCGCTCTGGGCTTTCTCCAACGCCAACTCCAGAGTACCGGCAGCCTGCCCGATGACAAAACCATGATCATCGAGCATTTTAAGGATGAAAGCGGCAACCATCAGCTGATGGTCCATTCCGTCTTTGGCCGCCCGGTGAATGAGCCTCTGTCCCTATTGGTCAGGGAAGTGGCCGCCCGCCATATGGAGACCACCATCAATGCAGTGGCCGATGATGACGGCTTTCTGCTCTTTCCTTATGACGGCAGTCCCCTGCCCCAGGGCCTGCTCCAAGAGGTGGTGCCGGCTACCGCCCGGCGGATTGCAGCCGCTTTGCTGCCGGCCACCCCCCTCTATAATATGAATTTCCGCTATAACACGGCCCGGGCTCTTTTGATGGGAGTAAAAGGCAATCAGCGCCAGCCCTTGTGGATTCAGCGCATGCGCAGTGCGGAACTCCTCGCTTCTCTGGTGGAGCAGGAACAGCATCCGCTGATCCGGGAAACCAGGCGGGAATGCCTGGAGGACTACTGGGACTTGGACGGAGTCGAATATCTCCTGGAGGGCATCCGGGCAGGAGATATCCAGGTTCGGGAGCTGTATCTTGATGTCCCTTCACCTATGTCCCTGACCCTGAGGCGGCAGACGGAAGCCGCCATGATGTACGATTATGCGCCCACGCCCCAGCCTATTCATCAGGCCATAGAGTCAGCTTTAAAGAAAGGGGAGGGGATTGAGCCGGCTCCGGAGCAGCTGGCCCGCGTATCCGAGCGGACCAGACTTCCCCAGGATGCGGACCAGCTCCATGCCTTGCTGATGATGGAAGGGGATCTGACGGCGGGAGAACTGGAGGTCCCCATTGAATGGCTGGAAGCTTTGGCGGCCGAGGGGCGGGTTCAGTACATCGAGCCCGGCCTGTGGATTGCCGCCGAGCAGGCCCAGGACTATGAGGAGGCTTTATCCGGCCGGGATTTACAGGCCGGCCAACGGCTGGTCCGCAGGCTGCTGCGCTACCGGGGAGCCCAATCAGCCGAGCAGGTGGGGGAACGTTACCTGTGGCCTGTGGGGAGGGCCCTTGAGCTTCTGGCCTTGCTTTGTGCCGAAGGAAAAGCGGTGGAGCAGGAAGGGCTGTATTACCATGGGGAGCTTTATGACCGGGCCAGAAAGGCCACGCTTAAAAGCCGCCGTCAGGTAACCACTTTGCCGGCCGAGCGCTATGCCGCCCTGGTGACCAGCCGGATGCAGATTTCAGCCCCCGCCGCCGAACAGCTGGAGACCGCGCTGAAAACCCTCAGGGATCAGCCCTTTCCGGCGGAAGCCTGGGAAACTATTCTGCTGCCTGCCCGGGTGGGAAATTACCGTCCGGAGCTGATGGATGCCTGTCTGGCCGGCGGCACCTTGTTCTGGCGGCTCAGTCCCGATGGGGGACTCAGCTATCACCTGACTGCTGACATTGACTGGGAGGCGGATCTGTCCGGGACCCTGGAAACCTTAACAGGCAAGGAAAAGGTGATCTATCAGGCTTTGTTGAATTATGGAGCCAGCTTTATGCAACGGCTGAACGGACTGGTGGAAGGCTCCCCCTATGATACCCTGATCCAACTGGCAGCCCGAGGGCTGGTGAGCGCGGACAGCTTTATTCCCGTTCGCCAGTGGCTGGACCGGGATAAGCTGCAAAAGAATACGGCAAGACAGGCTCGGCAGCGGGTGAACGCCCGGATGAGAATTCTGGCCACCGGGCGCTGGGAAGTGATCCGCCCGCCTAAGGCCCTGAGCGTGGAAGAGCAGCTTGAGCGCAATTTTGACCGGGCAGTGATCCTTTGCCGGGAAACCATCCAGGGAATGGGCTGGAGCACGGCCCTGGCAACCCTGCGCATCTGGGAATATACCGGCCGGGTGCGCCGGGGCTACTTTATTGAGGGGCTGTCGGGAATCCAGTTTATCCGGGAGAAGGATTATGCCGGTACCATGCTTACCCTAACCCAGCCTCGGGATCAGATCCTCTGGCTGAACGCCGGCGATCCGGCCCAGCCCTGGGGCAGAAGCCTGCCTCACCAGCCGGACAGGAAATTTCACAATCTGCCCGGAACGGTAGTGGCCTTGCGCACCGGTGTGCCTGTGGCCGTGCTGGAACGGCAGGGCAGGAATCTGCGGATTTTTGCGCCCGAGCATCTGGCTTCAGCCCTGGAGGCTTTCGTCCAGGATTATGCCGGACGCCGGGTCTTCCCGGCCCAGACCCGGATTGTCGTCAAGGACTATCCGCCGGAAGCTGCCGCAGCCCTCAGTGCTGCCGGCTTCAGCCGTGAGTTGCTGGACTATGTGTTCTACCGGCCTTATCGGTGA
- a CDS encoding LysR family transcriptional regulator, with translation MEIKHLEYFVEVARQKSFSKAAEKCHVTQSTISKLIKDLEGELGTSLFNRTSKYVQLTDTGAIFLDQALEIVTKFENLTHEFQNRIKLERGKIAIGLLPITGTTLFAELLGEFKKKYPQIEISLSERGSKKVIMDILDGTLDVGVVCSVPDSQYFESFAFAEDPLYVIVSVRNPISKLASIDLKSLADEPFVLYSSEFSLHDEIISKCKNEGFAPNIIFETSQFELMTQMVAADLGIAFLPGAACREMDPRRFAVIPVTNPQIIHQMFIIWKRGRSMSHAANLWLQFAARFFVKN, from the coding sequence ATGGAAATCAAGCATTTGGAGTATTTTGTTGAAGTAGCTCGTCAGAAGAGTTTCAGTAAAGCCGCGGAAAAATGTCACGTTACCCAATCAACCATCAGCAAATTGATCAAGGATCTGGAAGGGGAACTGGGTACTTCCTTGTTCAACCGGACATCCAAATATGTGCAGTTGACGGATACAGGGGCTATATTTCTCGATCAAGCCTTGGAGATCGTAACCAAGTTCGAAAATTTAACCCATGAATTTCAAAACCGCATTAAACTGGAACGAGGAAAGATCGCCATTGGCCTGCTGCCCATTACCGGAACCACCTTATTTGCCGAATTGCTGGGAGAATTTAAAAAGAAGTACCCGCAAATAGAGATCAGCCTTTCTGAGCGCGGGTCGAAGAAAGTGATCATGGATATTTTAGACGGAACCTTAGATGTGGGAGTGGTCTGCAGCGTGCCGGACAGTCAGTATTTTGAATCCTTTGCCTTTGCTGAAGATCCCTTATATGTTATCGTTTCCGTTCGCAATCCCATCAGCAAATTGGCATCCATCGATCTCAAATCATTAGCAGATGAGCCCTTTGTTTTATATTCCAGCGAATTCAGCTTGCATGACGAGATCATCAGCAAATGTAAAAATGAGGGCTTTGCACCGAACATTATTTTTGAGACCTCTCAGTTTGAACTGATGACCCAGATGGTTGCCGCCGATTTGGGAATCGCTTTCCTGCCGGGGGCCGCTTGCCGGGAGATGGACCCGCGGCGTTTTGCCGTTATACCGGTGACCAATCCCCAGATTATTCACCAGATGTTTATCATTTGGAAACGAGGACGCTCCATGTCCCATGCGGCTAATTTATGGCTGCAGTTTGCCGCCAGGTTCTTTGTCAAAAATTGA
- a CDS encoding CidA/LrgA family protein, whose protein sequence is MAQGLRFILQIALLWVIYQLGNWVAAKSHLPIPGNVLGMIILFLLLLAGIVRMEWIEEGADLLLKHLAFFFIPIAVGLMQWIGLFQLSGVQLLVSIVLGTAVCVMVMNSVTALLVRFCSPKGGV, encoded by the coding sequence ATGGCTCAGGGGTTGCGTTTTATCCTGCAGATTGCTTTGCTTTGGGTAATCTATCAATTGGGAAATTGGGTAGCGGCAAAAAGCCATCTTCCCATTCCGGGAAATGTTTTGGGTATGATTATCTTATTTTTGTTATTGCTGGCGGGAATTGTTAGAATGGAATGGATCGAAGAAGGAGCAGATTTGCTGCTTAAACATCTAGCTTTTTTCTTTATTCCCATTGCCGTAGGATTGATGCAATGGATTGGCCTGTTCCAGTTAAGCGGCGTCCAGCTTTTAGTGTCCATTGTTTTGGGCACGGCAGTATGTGTTATGGTTATGAACTCAGTGACCGCCTTGCTGGTCCGGTTTTGTTCACCTAAAGGAGGAGTTTAA
- a CDS encoding LrgB family protein, which yields MNLLFVLMMMAITVGAYAFSRFLSKRYPSPLVNVVFLSTALIIAVFWISGITVSQYQDTKAILTYLLGPATVALAIPLYRSREVLRKNILPVVGGIVVGTTVNIVTTVLVAEWLGLDKLIVTSLVPKSVTVPIAVSVSGILSGDPTLTSVFVIATGIIGSFMTPVLLNLFKVTNPLVRGLAYGTTAHGQGTASALAEGTLQGSMSGVAMGIAAIYMSVAAPFLVHNLLSL from the coding sequence ATGAACCTGTTGTTTGTATTGATGATGATGGCTATTACGGTAGGCGCCTATGCCTTCAGCCGTTTCTTAAGTAAGCGTTATCCCAGTCCATTGGTCAATGTGGTCTTCCTGAGCACCGCCTTAATCATCGCCGTTTTTTGGATTTCCGGCATCACAGTGAGCCAGTACCAGGATACCAAGGCTATTTTGACTTACCTGCTGGGGCCGGCCACAGTGGCTTTGGCCATTCCCCTCTACCGGAGCCGGGAGGTATTAAGAAAAAATATCCTGCCGGTGGTGGGCGGGATCGTGGTGGGAACGACGGTCAATATCGTTACGACGGTTTTGGTGGCTGAATGGTTAGGGCTGGATAAGCTCATTGTGACCTCCTTAGTGCCCAAATCCGTGACCGTGCCCATTGCCGTCAGCGTCTCCGGTATCTTAAGCGGCGATCCGACCCTCACTTCGGTTTTTGTCATTGCTACCGGCATCATTGGGTCCTTTATGACCCCCGTTTTATTAAATCTGTTCAAAGTGACCAATCCTCTGGTGCGCGGATTAGCCTATGGAACGACGGCCCATGGTCAGGGCACAGCTTCGGCTCTGGCTGAGGGAACGCTTCAGGGTTCCATGTCCGGGGTGGCCATGGGAATCGCCGCCATTTATATGTCGGTGGCTGCTCCGTTTTTAGTCCATAATTTATTAAGTTTGTAA
- a CDS encoding FadR/GntR family transcriptional regulator, whose protein sequence is MSIQKASRSTLVGQVTAQLEHMIESGQWQIGEKIPAEPELMDRFDVSRNTLREGIQALVHVGLLETRQGIGTTVKANSNFALALAKKVQKSNLYETLEVRLGLEREAAQLAAGKRTAEDLQHIEACLELCKEAAQSHELGRFIEADTAFHKSVVKATHNTMFIEMYEHITDALQRSVDEVLRIRNPINYENEIHTNLFQAIQAGDSQLALDSVNHYLEDAKKSLSHLINE, encoded by the coding sequence GTGTCCATTCAGAAAGCGAGCAGATCCACATTAGTGGGGCAGGTAACTGCCCAACTGGAGCATATGATCGAAAGCGGACAATGGCAGATTGGTGAAAAAATACCTGCGGAGCCGGAATTGATGGATAGGTTTGATGTAAGCAGAAATACCCTAAGAGAAGGAATCCAAGCCCTGGTTCATGTCGGGTTGCTGGAGACCCGTCAAGGCATCGGGACTACGGTAAAAGCCAACAGTAACTTTGCCCTGGCCTTGGCAAAGAAAGTTCAAAAAAGCAATCTTTATGAAACCTTAGAGGTTCGCTTAGGATTGGAGAGAGAAGCCGCTCAGCTGGCCGCCGGGAAAAGAACGGCAGAGGATTTGCAACACATTGAAGCTTGCCTTGAACTTTGCAAAGAAGCGGCCCAAAGCCATGAATTGGGCCGATTTATAGAGGCGGATACGGCTTTTCATAAATCTGTGGTAAAAGCCACCCATAATACAATGTTTATTGAAATGTACGAGCACATTACCGATGCTTTACAGCGTTCGGTGGATGAGGTTTTGCGAATCAGAAATCCTATCAATTATGAAAACGAAATCCATACCAATCTCTTTCAAGCAATTCAAGCCGGCGACTCCCAGCTGGCGTTAGATAGCGTCAATCATTATCTGGAGGATGCTAAGAAGTCTCTGAGTCATTTGATCAATGAATAA
- a CDS encoding CynX/NimT family MFS transporter: protein MNQLSTKPTQHSSSPNRTVLILMLGIALLAANLRAPLTSVGPLVSLMRDSLHISNTLAGMMTTLPLFAFALFSPLVPGLARRFGMERVLFGSVVILAAGILLRSWSGSFGLFLGTAILGLSISVGNVLIPSLIKREFPRQVGVMTGVYTVSMNTFAALASGISIPLAVGLGLGWTGALRIWAVLSLIAMFCWIPQLRRNSQGSSAAGESITREAKAETYRRSEEVKHRNRAQGADAKSINMWKSSLAWQVTLYMGLQSMVFYCMVAWLPDILIQAGMNSGQAGWMLSLMQLALIPMTFVGSVLAGRKASQHSLVTFGSVCVIIGLAGLLLWGGSGLTLLWIIILGIGGGFTFSLAMMLFSLRTENADEAARLSGMAQSIGYLLAAFGPMFFGYLHDLTANWTMPLIILIAVAVLCWLTGFCASGDRYISATVKNRGGRL, encoded by the coding sequence ATGAATCAGTTAAGCACTAAACCAACACAGCATTCATCTTCGCCAAATAGAACAGTCCTGATCTTGATGCTGGGAATCGCCCTGCTCGCAGCCAATCTGCGGGCACCTTTGACTTCAGTTGGACCTTTGGTCAGTTTAATGCGCGACAGCCTGCATATTTCCAACACCTTAGCGGGTATGATGACTACCTTGCCCCTGTTTGCCTTCGCTTTGTTTTCTCCCCTTGTTCCCGGATTGGCCCGCAGATTTGGGATGGAACGGGTGTTGTTTGGCTCCGTTGTCATTCTTGCCGCTGGAATTTTACTGCGTTCCTGGTCGGGAAGTTTCGGCTTGTTTCTGGGAACGGCAATTCTGGGGCTTTCCATCTCAGTGGGCAATGTATTAATACCAAGTCTGATAAAAAGAGAGTTTCCCAGACAGGTCGGAGTGATGACAGGTGTCTACACCGTTTCCATGAATACCTTTGCGGCACTGGCCTCCGGTATCAGTATTCCCTTAGCGGTGGGCTTGGGCTTAGGATGGACCGGGGCGTTAAGGATTTGGGCGGTACTTAGCCTGATCGCCATGTTCTGCTGGATTCCCCAGTTAAGGCGGAACAGCCAAGGAAGCTCAGCTGCCGGAGAATCCATCACTAGGGAGGCCAAAGCAGAAACCTATAGACGCTCTGAAGAAGTTAAGCATAGGAATAGGGCGCAGGGAGCGGACGCCAAAAGCATAAACATGTGGAAATCGTCTTTGGCCTGGCAGGTCACCTTGTACATGGGGCTGCAATCCATGGTGTTTTACTGCATGGTTGCCTGGCTGCCGGACATTTTAATTCAGGCGGGGATGAATTCAGGCCAAGCAGGCTGGATGCTTTCCCTTATGCAGCTGGCACTGATCCCCATGACCTTTGTGGGCTCTGTTCTGGCCGGGCGCAAGGCCAGTCAGCATTCATTGGTGACTTTCGGTTCGGTGTGCGTGATCATAGGGCTTGCGGGGCTGCTCCTTTGGGGCGGGTCAGGGCTGACCTTATTATGGATTATCATATTGGGAATTGGGGGAGGATTTACCTTCAGTCTGGCGATGATGCTCTTCAGCCTGCGCACGGAAAATGCCGACGAAGCGGCCAGGCTCTCCGGGATGGCCCAATCGATTGGCTATCTCCTGGCTGCCTTCGGGCCTATGTTTTTTGGGTATCTGCACGATCTAACCGCTAACTGGACGATGCCGCTGATCATTCTGATCGCCGTCGCTGTTCTCTGCTGGCTTACCGGTTTTTGTGCATCAGGTGATCGGTATATCAGTGCAACTGTGAAAAATAGAGGGGGGCGATTATGA
- a CDS encoding DUF523 domain-containing protein has protein sequence MKILVSSCLLGHNCKYNGGNNLNPKVVNYLKDKEIMEICPEIMAGMGTPRACAEMVAGKIRDENGADVDALYRKGVALALRAIKDEEIDFAILQSRSPTCGVRTIYDGSFTGKLIAGQGLFAQALRDAGYRVMDAGDF, from the coding sequence ATGAAGATACTGGTAAGCTCCTGCCTGCTGGGACACAACTGCAAATATAACGGCGGCAATAATTTAAACCCCAAAGTAGTCAATTATCTAAAGGACAAAGAAATTATGGAAATCTGCCCGGAGATAATGGCGGGAATGGGAACCCCCAGGGCCTGTGCAGAGATGGTGGCGGGGAAAATAAGAGACGAAAATGGAGCCGATGTGGACGCGTTATATCGCAAAGGAGTGGCATTGGCCTTAAGGGCTATTAAGGATGAAGAAATAGACTTCGCCATCCTGCAATCACGAAGCCCGACTTGTGGGGTAAGGACAATATATGATGGGAGCTTTACCGGGAAGCTCATTGCAGGTCAGGGACTATTTGCTCAGGCATTAAGGGATGCGGGATATCGGGTGATGGATGCCGGGGACTTCTGA
- a CDS encoding metal-dependent transcriptional regulator, whose amino-acid sequence MTKLTFTMENYLEAVYELSEKGSGARLSDIAERLSVTKASTNRAMATLSEKGLITNEKYGEIFLTPEGRKLAKLTSNKHRILEKFFTQVLKLNADTAGVDACAIEHVISNDSIQAMEKFLRNYKE is encoded by the coding sequence ATGACAAAACTGACCTTTACTATGGAAAATTATTTGGAGGCAGTCTACGAACTTTCAGAGAAAGGAAGCGGTGCCAGGCTATCCGACATAGCCGAGCGGCTCAGCGTTACCAAAGCCAGCACCAACAGAGCCATGGCAACCCTCTCTGAAAAGGGCCTGATTACCAATGAAAAGTATGGGGAGATCTTTTTAACTCCGGAAGGACGAAAACTGGCCAAGCTTACCTCCAATAAGCATCGCATACTGGAAAAGTTTTTTACTCAGGTTCTGAAGCTGAACGCCGATACGGCCGGCGTGGATGCCTGTGCTATCGAACATGTGATCAGCAACGACTCCATACAAGCCATGGAGAAATTTCTGCGTAATTATAAGGAATAG
- a CDS encoding MATE family efflux transporter, translating into MDTTLVEEKEKQKHFILSGNLWKVMADLSWPAIVAMVLYGMNSVMDAFFVGRYVGEAALAGVSVAYPLSQISVAFGSLIGVGAGSVLSIALGAKDRKTQEHLLGNVNLLSIIVTAVYMLLGLAFSTQLIAMMGGRGEALILGDQYFRITIYGAFFWVYGLAGNMIIRAEGKMKTAAVMMGFGLAVDVIFKYLFIVVFQWGVEGAAWATNIGMLVYTLVSWLYFSKGWATFHSKLASLRWDQKIGTSVLRLGASSLIMSVMSLVQAIFVFNALSKYGTTWDVAFYGVVYRIFTFLLTPIFGLMRALQPVIGINYGARQYERVISSYKIFAVTALVLTLPFWFLSIAIPGPILGLMMKDAAFSGADLLYFRVYMAILPVLSFIFMAMTLFPSVDKGKPAAMIGIARQLVFYVPVMIFLPKAIGVAGVYYGSLAIDAVIILWTLFMVRKEFSQLRQKARSDKPESIAYSL; encoded by the coding sequence ATGGATACTACATTAGTGGAGGAAAAAGAAAAGCAAAAGCATTTTATTTTATCCGGAAACCTCTGGAAGGTTATGGCTGATTTATCCTGGCCGGCGATTGTGGCCATGGTGTTATACGGTATGAATTCCGTGATGGATGCCTTCTTCGTCGGTCGGTACGTGGGCGAAGCCGCTCTGGCCGGGGTTTCTGTGGCTTATCCTCTGTCACAGATCAGCGTCGCTTTCGGCTCTCTGATCGGAGTCGGTGCCGGCTCGGTTTTGAGCATCGCCCTGGGTGCCAAAGACAGAAAGACCCAGGAACATTTGCTGGGCAATGTCAATTTACTTTCGATCATCGTCACCGCTGTATACATGCTTCTGGGCCTGGCCTTCTCCACCCAGCTGATCGCTATGATGGGCGGCAGGGGTGAAGCTCTCATACTGGGGGATCAATACTTCCGCATTACGATTTACGGCGCCTTCTTCTGGGTATACGGATTGGCCGGCAATATGATCATCCGGGCGGAAGGTAAAATGAAAACAGCCGCTGTGATGATGGGCTTCGGCTTGGCCGTGGACGTAATCTTTAAGTATTTGTTCATTGTGGTATTCCAATGGGGCGTTGAAGGGGCGGCCTGGGCAACCAATATCGGCATGTTGGTCTACACCCTGGTCAGCTGGCTTTATTTCAGCAAAGGCTGGGCAACCTTTCACTCCAAGCTGGCTTCCCTTCGCTGGGATCAAAAAATCGGAACTTCCGTGCTGCGGCTGGGGGCTTCATCCCTGATTATGAGTGTCATGAGCCTGGTTCAGGCTATATTCGTCTTCAACGCCTTATCCAAATACGGCACAACGTGGGATGTGGCCTTCTACGGTGTGGTCTACCGCATCTTCACTTTCCTGCTGACCCCTATTTTTGGCCTGATGCGAGCTTTGCAGCCGGTGATCGGCATCAATTACGGTGCCCGGCAATATGAGCGGGTGATCAGTTCCTACAAGATCTTCGCCGTAACTGCTCTGGTATTGACGCTGCCTTTCTGGTTTTTATCCATCGCCATCCCCGGTCCCATTCTGGGCCTGATGATGAAGGATGCAGCCTTCAGCGGTGCAGATCTCCTGTACTTCAGAGTGTATATGGCCATTTTGCCGGTGCTGTCCTTTATCTTTATGGCCATGACCCTCTTCCCATCTGTGGATAAAGGCAAGCCGGCGGCCATGATCGGTATCGCCCGGCAGTTGGTATTTTACGTTCCGGTCATGATCTTTTTGCCCAAAGCAATCGGCGTTGCCGGGGTTTATTACGGCTCACTGGCCATTGACGCCGTCATCATCCTCTGGACCCTGTTCATGGTGCGCAAAGAGTTTTCCCAGCTGCGGCAAAAAGCCCGCTCCGATAAGCCGGAAAGTATAGCCTATTCCTTATAA